From Hymenobacter sediminicola:
GTCGAGCAGCAGCAGACGCATTGGTGGAGAAGAACTGAGTAGCTGAACATGAGCCTGAATAGCCTACTCCCCTACTCAGGTTGTTAAAACACCTCCCGCAATTTGTCGAGTAGCGTACCGGCAAAAGGCATGATAAACCCAACTATTTCCAGTGCTACGGGAGTTGCCTGGCGCACCAGCGGCAGCACTTGCGAGTCGGCAATAAGGGTGGGCGAAATCAATTCCAAACCGGCCATCCCGATGCCGTGCAGCAGCAGGCTCAGGCCCAACACCCACTTCAGCACTCCGGCCAGGGCCCCACCCAGATTGTCGAGCACGCCCAGCGGCGTGAGGTGTACGGCTGTTTTGATGAAACTACCCAGCAGATGTAC
This genomic window contains:
- a CDS encoding CvpA family protein; amino-acid sequence: MSAFDILLLIPLGVGAVKGFRRGLVLEVASLLAFVLGAIGGLVLLNDAIPLVRHYVGEAFGLLPFVSFVLVFVAIVWGVHLLGSFIKTAVHLTPLGVLDNLGGALAGVLKWVLGLSLLLHGIGMAGLELISPTLIADSQVLPLVRQATPVALEIVGFIMPFAGTLLDKLREVF